One genomic segment of Natrononativus amylolyticus includes these proteins:
- a CDS encoding cupin domain-containing protein — MSTRQPDRGENPLVTRKTSDETEGEFVRFELTFHPGDEAVGKALGLEHEPWPIDFPTEHVHPQQSERWRVLSGGLGVAFEGREEILGPDDTVTLPAGVPHRVWNPLAEPSRVVLEFRPALDAQELTETLYVLAQRGETGKDGRLKPLQFAVTVAAYPDQLYPTGVPVTVQKKLARLLAPLGRRLGYRESYDLD; from the coding sequence ATGTCTACTCGACAGCCGGACCGCGGGGAGAACCCGCTCGTCACCCGGAAAACGTCGGACGAAACGGAGGGTGAGTTCGTCAGGTTCGAACTCACGTTCCACCCTGGCGACGAAGCGGTCGGGAAAGCGCTCGGTCTCGAGCACGAACCGTGGCCGATCGACTTCCCGACGGAGCACGTTCACCCACAGCAGTCGGAACGCTGGCGGGTGCTCTCGGGAGGGCTGGGCGTCGCGTTCGAAGGCCGCGAGGAGATACTCGGACCGGACGACACCGTAACGCTTCCGGCGGGGGTTCCTCACCGGGTCTGGAACCCGCTCGCCGAGCCGAGTCGCGTCGTGCTGGAGTTTCGTCCGGCGCTCGACGCACAGGAACTCACGGAGACGCTGTACGTTCTCGCACAGAGGGGTGAAACGGGGAAGGACGGGCGGCTAAAGCCGCTCCAGTTCGCGGTGACTGTGGCGGCGTATCCAGACCAGTTGTACCCGACGGGAGTCCCCGTCACGGTTCAGAAGAAACTCGCTCGCCTCCTCGCGCCCCTCGGGCGTCGACTCGGCTACCGGGAGAGTTACGACCTCGATTGA
- a CDS encoding DUF7344 domain-containing protein, whose product MEALTTDKESSRLTADTILELLANRRRRYLLYALRGYDQPIELSSLAEQVAGWEHDVPPEEVAKNEYKSVYVSSVQCHVPKLADANVVNHDENNHSVILSENATQLEPYLRLVIKDEPENSRLHAELQAESGDGLIGQLRARLTH is encoded by the coding sequence ATGGAAGCGCTTACCACGGATAAGGAGTCATCGAGATTGACTGCTGATACGATTCTCGAGTTGCTCGCCAACCGGCGTCGGCGATACCTGCTCTACGCGCTCCGTGGGTACGACCAGCCGATCGAACTCTCGTCGCTGGCCGAACAGGTCGCCGGCTGGGAGCACGATGTCCCTCCCGAGGAGGTCGCCAAGAACGAGTACAAGAGCGTTTACGTCTCGTCCGTGCAGTGTCACGTTCCCAAACTCGCCGACGCGAACGTCGTCAACCACGACGAGAACAACCACTCCGTCATCCTCTCGGAGAACGCAACCCAGCTCGAGCCGTACCTCCGGCTGGTAATCAAGGACGAACCGGAGAACTCGAGGCTCCACGCGGAGCTCCAGGCGGAATCCGGCGACGGGCTCATCGGCCAGCTCCGGGCTCGACTGACTCACTGA
- the priL gene encoding DNA primase regulatory subunit PriL, which yields MQRLHARYPFLAAARDAVASETVDLATVVEQDRAVVDRARERVVGALEDGEIGDPHRDVRVELLSYPVARVLVSLVAERILVRKYARAEASAAFERFTADLETTTELQSVESAELDLEALLAEFDLRESVVETETGYGIAVGTYLPLAADLWEDEWRLVNRALVRGEVPVDEGELRTLLREAIRERVQEGLPFDVPPAIATALEDDVEEIRAVLAELDLTREIDTVVPDLFPPCMKALLDAIQKGEHLPHHSRFAITAFLTSIGMSTDDIVDLYRVNSTFGEEMTRYQTDHIRGDTSPTDYSPPSCATMQSYGDCVNKDDLCERIPHPMAYYENRLDDADEDDLEDWRETAVDGDA from the coding sequence ATGCAGCGACTGCACGCTCGCTACCCGTTCCTCGCGGCCGCCCGGGACGCCGTCGCCTCGGAGACGGTCGATCTGGCGACGGTCGTCGAACAGGATCGGGCCGTCGTCGACCGCGCCCGAGAGCGCGTGGTGGGCGCGCTCGAGGACGGCGAGATCGGCGACCCCCACCGGGACGTCCGCGTCGAGTTGCTCTCCTATCCGGTCGCCCGCGTGCTCGTCTCGCTGGTCGCCGAACGGATCCTCGTCCGGAAGTACGCCCGGGCCGAGGCGAGCGCCGCCTTCGAGCGGTTCACCGCCGACCTCGAGACGACGACCGAACTCCAGAGCGTCGAGTCGGCGGAACTCGACCTCGAGGCGCTGCTCGCGGAGTTCGATCTTCGCGAGTCGGTCGTCGAAACAGAAACCGGCTACGGGATCGCCGTCGGCACCTACCTGCCGCTGGCGGCCGACCTGTGGGAGGACGAGTGGCGCCTGGTCAACCGGGCGCTCGTCCGCGGCGAGGTGCCCGTCGACGAGGGAGAGCTTCGAACCCTGCTCCGGGAGGCGATCCGCGAGCGCGTCCAGGAGGGACTCCCGTTCGACGTCCCGCCGGCGATCGCGACCGCCCTCGAGGACGACGTCGAGGAGATCCGGGCGGTGCTCGCCGAGCTGGACCTGACCCGGGAGATCGACACGGTGGTTCCTGACCTGTTCCCGCCGTGCATGAAGGCCCTACTCGATGCGATTCAGAAGGGCGAGCACCTGCCACATCACTCCCGCTTTGCGATCACCGCCTTCCTGACGAGCATCGGGATGAGTACGGACGACATCGTCGACCTCTACCGGGTGAACTCGACGTTCGGCGAGGAGATGACCCGCTACCAGACCGACCACATCCGCGGGGACACCTCGCCGACGGACTACTCGCCGCCGTCGTGTGCGACGATGCAGTCCTACGGCGACTGCGTCAACAAGGACGACCTCTGTGAGCGCATTCCGCACCCGATGGCCTACTACGAGAACCGACTCGACGACGCAGACGAGGACGACCTCGAGGACTGGCGCGAGACCGCGGTCGACGGCGACGCCTGA
- a CDS encoding aminopeptidase, with protein MDPRIREHAEIIASHSVDLREGDNVVIDAHPVAEDLVVALHEVVGDYGAHPITTSQRTGKRQQRAYLRASDGEFETPEHELALIENTDVYIAIRASDNVTQTSDVSPETQAAYSQAHQPILAERLSTRWCLTQFPAPANAQLAEMSTEGYENFVWDAVNKDWDEQRDHQANMVEILDPADEVRIKSGDTTDVTMSVDGNPTLNDYGERNLPGGEVFTAPVPDSVEGEVLFDMPLYHQGREITEVSLEFDGGEVVSHSAAKNEDLLTEVLNTDDGARRLGELGIGMNRDIDRFTYNMLFDEKMGDTVHMAVGRAYDDTVGEGNEQNDSAVHVDMIVDMSEDSFIEVDGERVQEDGTFVFEN; from the coding sequence ATGGACCCACGTATCCGCGAGCACGCTGAAATCATCGCGAGCCACTCGGTGGATCTTCGGGAGGGCGACAACGTCGTCATCGACGCCCACCCGGTCGCCGAGGACCTGGTCGTCGCCCTCCACGAGGTCGTCGGCGACTACGGCGCACACCCCATCACCACGAGCCAGCGAACCGGCAAGCGCCAGCAGCGAGCCTACCTCCGCGCGTCGGATGGCGAGTTCGAAACGCCGGAACACGAGCTCGCGCTCATCGAGAACACCGACGTCTACATCGCGATCCGCGCGAGCGACAACGTCACGCAGACCAGCGACGTCTCCCCCGAGACGCAGGCCGCCTACAGCCAGGCCCACCAGCCGATCCTCGCGGAGCGGCTCTCGACGCGCTGGTGTCTCACGCAGTTCCCCGCGCCGGCGAACGCCCAGCTCGCGGAGATGAGCACCGAGGGCTACGAGAACTTCGTCTGGGACGCGGTCAACAAGGACTGGGACGAACAGCGCGACCACCAGGCGAACATGGTCGAAATCTTAGACCCCGCCGACGAGGTGCGGATCAAAAGCGGCGACACCACGGACGTCACGATGTCCGTTGACGGCAACCCCACGCTCAACGACTACGGCGAGCGCAACCTGCCGGGCGGGGAGGTGTTCACCGCGCCCGTCCCCGACAGCGTCGAGGGCGAGGTGCTGTTCGACATGCCGCTGTACCACCAGGGCCGGGAGATCACCGAGGTGTCTCTCGAGTTCGACGGCGGCGAGGTCGTCAGCCACTCCGCGGCGAAAAACGAGGACCTGCTCACCGAGGTGCTCAACACCGACGACGGCGCCCGCCGGCTGGGCGAACTCGGTATCGGGATGAACCGCGACATCGACCGCTTCACGTACAACATGCTGTTCGACGAGAAGATGGGCGACACCGTCCACATGGCCGTCGGTCGCGCCTACGACGACACCGTGGGCGAGGGCAACGAACAGAACGACTCGGCCGTTCACGTCGACATGATCGTCGACATGAGCGAGGACTCGTTCATCGAGGTCGACGGCGAGCGCGTCCAGGAGGACGGAACGTTCGTCTTCGAGAATTGA
- a CDS encoding pro-sigmaK processing inhibitor BofA family protein, protein MVTGLEILLLLLVVAFFVGATRIIRTVQPFIVNTVVGLITLFLAEAIFGLEVAVTVVALVIVAIGGFPGALLVILLALFEIAFVP, encoded by the coding sequence ATGGTTACCGGCCTCGAGATCCTGCTCTTACTGCTCGTTGTCGCCTTCTTCGTCGGCGCAACCCGCATTATTCGAACCGTCCAGCCGTTCATCGTTAACACGGTCGTCGGCCTGATTACGCTCTTTCTGGCCGAAGCGATCTTCGGCCTCGAGGTCGCCGTCACCGTCGTTGCACTCGTCATCGTCGCGATCGGCGGCTTTCCCGGTGCGTTGCTGGTGATCCTGCTCGCGCTGTTCGAGATCGCGTTCGTCCCGTAG
- a CDS encoding DEAD/DEAH box helicase produces the protein MSKQVPDVETLFCHETGSDYLVVVTRDDERLFRAKLGLSETAAGPRPSKFRIKRGSSEEPRRPDEFVELARRAARIRISEQTSKRGRRELQEMLDGYQLEAKVVRTCRYCASAGRYSPVTTGTAVRDGADWICTDCAERELERELSYVGNVTGAAKERLEELMLEVQDLERIVNLLKGRLDPDLTKFDTISATTDEVDPVRVDSLNLHPGLQGLLEDRFETLLPVQSLAVENGLFDGDDQLVVSATATGKTLVGEMAGINRVLNGKGKMLFLVPLVALANQKYEDFREEYGHLVDVTIRVGASRINDDGNRFDPGADVIVGTYEGIDHALRTGKEMGDIGTVVIDEVHTLKEDERGHRLDGLISRLKYTTERRTAQREEYGGAQWIYLSATVGNPEKLAAALESTLIEFEERPVPIERHVTFADGQEKVNVENKLVRRAFDTESSKGYRGQTIIFTNSRRRCHEISRKLEYSAAPYHAGLDYRRRKTVERKFADQELAAVVTTAALAAGVDFPASQVIFDSLAMGIEWLSVQEFHQMLGRAGRPDYHDQGTVYVLVEPDCAYHNSMEMTEDEVAFKLLKGEMEPVMTRYDEDAAIEETLANVTVGGKAAKRLNDRMLGNVPTKHALGKLLQYEFIDGFEPTPLGRVITQHFLNPGQAFTLVDGIRKEAHPYDLIADIELRDSEL, from the coding sequence GTGTCGAAGCAGGTCCCAGACGTCGAGACGCTCTTCTGTCACGAGACCGGGTCGGACTACCTCGTGGTCGTCACCCGCGACGACGAGCGGCTGTTCCGGGCGAAGCTGGGCCTCTCGGAGACCGCGGCCGGCCCCCGCCCGAGCAAGTTTCGCATCAAGCGCGGCTCCAGCGAGGAGCCCCGCCGACCCGACGAGTTCGTCGAACTCGCCCGCCGGGCGGCCCGGATTCGGATCTCCGAGCAGACCTCGAAGCGGGGGCGACGGGAGCTCCAGGAGATGCTCGACGGCTACCAGCTCGAGGCCAAGGTCGTCCGCACCTGTCGGTACTGCGCCTCGGCGGGCCGGTACTCCCCGGTGACGACCGGAACCGCCGTTCGGGACGGCGCAGACTGGATCTGTACGGACTGCGCCGAGCGCGAGCTCGAGCGGGAACTCTCCTACGTCGGGAACGTCACCGGCGCCGCGAAAGAGCGCCTCGAGGAGCTGATGCTCGAGGTTCAGGACCTCGAGCGGATCGTCAACCTGCTCAAGGGTCGCCTCGACCCCGACCTGACGAAGTTCGATACGATTTCGGCGACGACCGACGAGGTCGACCCCGTCCGGGTCGACTCGCTGAACCTCCATCCAGGCTTACAGGGGCTGCTCGAGGACCGCTTCGAGACGCTGCTCCCGGTCCAGAGTCTCGCGGTCGAAAACGGCCTCTTTGACGGAGACGACCAGCTCGTCGTGAGCGCGACGGCGACCGGGAAAACGCTCGTCGGCGAGATGGCCGGGATCAACCGCGTGCTCAACGGGAAGGGGAAGATGCTGTTTCTCGTCCCCCTCGTGGCGCTCGCGAACCAGAAGTACGAGGACTTCCGGGAGGAGTACGGCCACTTGGTCGACGTCACCATCCGGGTCGGCGCGAGCCGGATCAACGACGACGGCAACCGGTTCGACCCCGGCGCGGACGTGATCGTCGGCACCTACGAGGGGATCGACCACGCCCTGCGGACGGGCAAGGAGATGGGCGACATCGGCACCGTCGTCATCGACGAGGTCCACACCCTCAAAGAGGACGAGCGGGGCCACCGCCTCGACGGGCTCATCTCGAGACTCAAGTACACCACGGAGCGACGCACCGCGCAGCGGGAGGAGTACGGCGGCGCACAGTGGATTTACCTCTCGGCGACCGTCGGCAACCCCGAGAAGCTGGCGGCGGCCCTCGAGTCAACACTCATCGAGTTCGAGGAGCGACCCGTCCCGATCGAACGCCACGTCACCTTCGCCGACGGCCAGGAGAAAGTCAACGTCGAGAACAAACTCGTCAGGCGGGCGTTCGACACCGAATCCTCGAAGGGGTACCGTGGACAGACGATCATCTTCACCAACTCCCGCAGACGGTGTCACGAGATCTCGCGGAAACTCGAGTACTCGGCCGCCCCTTACCATGCGGGGCTCGACTACAGGCGCCGCAAGACCGTCGAGCGGAAGTTCGCCGACCAGGAGCTGGCGGCGGTGGTCACCACTGCTGCGCTCGCCGCCGGGGTCGACTTCCCGGCCTCGCAGGTGATCTTCGACTCGCTGGCGATGGGGATCGAGTGGCTTTCCGTCCAGGAGTTCCACCAGATGCTCGGCCGGGCCGGTCGCCCGGACTACCACGATCAGGGGACAGTGTACGTCCTCGTCGAACCCGACTGTGCCTACCACAACTCGATGGAGATGACGGAGGACGAGGTGGCGTTCAAACTGCTAAAGGGGGAGATGGAACCGGTGATGACCCGCTACGACGAGGACGCCGCGATCGAAGAGACGCTCGCGAACGTCACCGTCGGTGGTAAGGCGGCCAAACGGCTCAACGACCGGATGCTCGGAAACGTGCCGACGAAACACGCCCTCGGCAAGCTGTTACAGTACGAGTTCATCGACGGCTTCGAACCGACGCCGCTCGGCCGAGTGATCACCCAGCACTTCCTCAATCCGGGTCAGGCGTTCACCCTCGTCGACGGGATTCGCAAGGAGGCCCACCCCTACGACCTGATCGCGGATATCGAGTTGCGAGATTCGGAGCTGTAA
- a CDS encoding cold-shock protein has translation MAKGTVDFFNDTGGYGFIETEDADDDVFFHMEDIGGPDLEEGQELEFDIEQAPKGPRATNVERL, from the coding sequence ATGGCGAAAGGAACCGTTGATTTCTTCAACGACACTGGCGGCTACGGATTCATCGAGACTGAGGACGCGGACGACGACGTGTTCTTCCACATGGAAGACATCGGCGGCCCGGACCTTGAGGAAGGACAGGAACTCGAGTTCGACATCGAGCAGGCCCCCAAGGGCCCGCGCGCGACGAACGTCGAGCGCCTGTAA
- a CDS encoding SWIM zinc finger family protein: protein MNTRASPKASLPLPIDSHLDERSRRARTEPMSVLSLGDGLYEVEAASGSTYLVDMDAGRCTCPDHVFRDVRCKHVRRVAIEITEGRTPPPGERAVPCTDCERTVFVPEDASGPFYCPAHTVFPGDAVRDRETGDHLTVVDVSDLRADAVHITAADTTVADYGTNDRYDPDDPVVGAIYPHARVAKNGVVPDALRVYVFPRTRLEKVTREPVLG, encoded by the coding sequence ATGAACACACGAGCGTCACCGAAAGCATCGCTACCCCTGCCGATCGACAGCCACCTCGACGAGCGCTCGCGCCGCGCACGCACCGAACCGATGTCGGTGCTCTCACTCGGCGACGGCCTCTACGAGGTCGAAGCGGCCAGCGGCAGCACCTACCTCGTCGATATGGACGCCGGGCGGTGTACCTGTCCGGATCACGTCTTTCGCGACGTGCGCTGTAAACACGTCCGGCGGGTCGCCATCGAGATCACCGAAGGCCGCACCCCGCCACCGGGCGAGAGGGCGGTTCCCTGTACGGACTGTGAACGCACCGTCTTCGTTCCCGAGGACGCCAGCGGGCCGTTCTACTGTCCGGCACACACCGTCTTCCCCGGCGACGCCGTCCGCGACCGCGAGACGGGCGACCACCTCACCGTCGTCGACGTCTCCGATCTGCGCGCCGACGCGGTCCACATCACCGCGGCCGACACGACCGTCGCCGACTACGGAACCAACGACCGCTACGACCCCGACGACCCCGTCGTCGGCGCGATCTACCCCCACGCCCGCGTCGCGAAAAACGGCGTCGTCCCCGACGCACTCCGGGTGTACGTCTTCCCGCGAACGCGACTCGAGAAGGTGACTCGAGAACCCGTGCTCGGCTAG
- a CDS encoding carbonic anhydrase, giving the protein MDEVLLELLAGNRAHAAELPDGYFAPVEDEQHPDVVTICCSDSRVSQEGMWHTDRPGAVFTPSNIGNQVWDDHRGERIVDGSLLYPVYHTGTDAVAIVGHTGCGAVTAAYRVATGAEPPEPQGVAKWVEMLVPVVEEALESDLIEEDDEWTTVNQLVEYNVDYQARFLRNSADMPADVAVYGFVYDVHGVYGDAPGRAYLVNLEGETRPPEIARRLPESEADAAASLLY; this is encoded by the coding sequence ATGGACGAGGTACTACTCGAGTTGCTCGCGGGTAACCGGGCCCACGCGGCCGAGCTTCCGGACGGTTACTTCGCGCCGGTAGAAGACGAACAGCACCCGGACGTGGTGACGATCTGCTGTTCGGATTCGCGCGTCTCCCAGGAGGGGATGTGGCACACCGACCGGCCGGGCGCCGTCTTCACGCCGAGCAACATCGGCAATCAGGTCTGGGACGACCACCGGGGCGAGCGCATCGTCGACGGGAGCCTGCTGTATCCGGTCTATCACACGGGGACGGACGCGGTCGCCATCGTCGGCCACACCGGCTGCGGTGCCGTCACCGCCGCCTACCGCGTCGCGACGGGAGCGGAGCCGCCCGAACCGCAGGGCGTCGCGAAGTGGGTCGAGATGCTCGTCCCGGTCGTCGAGGAGGCCCTCGAGAGCGACCTCATCGAGGAGGACGACGAGTGGACGACCGTCAACCAGCTCGTCGAGTACAACGTCGACTACCAGGCGCGGTTCCTGCGGAACTCGGCGGATATGCCGGCAGACGTCGCGGTGTACGGCTTCGTCTACGACGTCCACGGCGTCTACGGCGACGCGCCGGGGCGGGCGTACCTTGTCAACCTCGAGGGAGAAACCCGCCCGCCCGAGATCGCAAGACGGCTTCCGGAGTCCGAGGCGGACGCCGCCGCGAGTCTGCTGTACTGA
- a CDS encoding DUF192 domain-containing protein: MNRETVWKSLLFAAVAVFVGFVLVQIGLLPSPFTEDRATVTVVDGDNSTLATVDADVADTWRERYTGLSDHDSLENGSGMLFVHSSGDERTYVMREMDFDIDIIFVGSDGEITTIHHARAPEPGEDGEDLRYSGRAQWVLEVPRGYANETGIDVGDEVRIEYE, encoded by the coding sequence ATGAACCGCGAGACCGTCTGGAAGTCCCTCCTGTTCGCCGCCGTCGCGGTGTTCGTCGGGTTCGTACTCGTCCAGATCGGTCTCCTCCCGTCGCCGTTCACCGAGGACCGGGCGACCGTGACCGTCGTCGACGGCGACAACTCGACGCTGGCGACCGTCGACGCCGACGTCGCCGACACCTGGCGGGAGCGCTACACGGGACTCAGCGACCACGACTCCCTCGAGAACGGCTCCGGAATGCTGTTCGTCCACTCGAGCGGGGACGAGCGCACCTACGTCATGCGAGAGATGGACTTCGACATCGACATCATCTTCGTCGGAAGCGACGGCGAGATCACGACGATTCACCACGCGCGGGCGCCCGAACCCGGCGAGGACGGCGAGGATCTGCGCTACTCGGGGCGAGCGCAGTGGGTGCTCGAGGTGCCTCGGGGCTACGCGAACGAAACCGGCATCGACGTCGGCGACGAGGTTCGCATCGAGTACGAGTAG
- a CDS encoding HalOD1 output domain-containing protein yields MSESAPPSERGAMSLTVIEAIAAAKSTTPAELTPPLYEAIDPEALNVILQSGHGDSVTVTFEYQEFEVTVSDSGDVSVTPAENATAGSRADDPQTQTHD; encoded by the coding sequence ATGAGTGAGTCTGCACCTCCATCCGAACGCGGCGCGATGAGCCTCACGGTTATCGAAGCGATCGCGGCGGCAAAGTCGACGACTCCGGCGGAGCTGACGCCGCCGCTCTACGAGGCGATCGATCCGGAGGCGCTAAACGTGATCCTTCAGTCGGGTCACGGAGACAGCGTCACGGTGACCTTCGAGTACCAGGAGTTCGAGGTGACCGTTAGCGATTCCGGCGACGTTTCCGTCACTCCCGCAGAGAACGCGACCGCCGGTTCTCGAGCGGACGATCCCCAAACGCAGACACACGACTGA
- a CDS encoding Lrp/AsnC family transcriptional regulator translates to MLPDQLDRTDMAILHLLQTDARNATTEEIGERVGLSSSSVATRIRALEDEGIITGYAPVIDYEAAGFDHHVLIRATVPDDDRDSIVENAIEISNIIALRELVTNEGNVLVEVISPTQEGVEAAIAELNDLEIEVLDTELLKTEFTQAFGAFGEKYVVESGE, encoded by the coding sequence ATGCTGCCCGACCAACTCGACCGCACGGACATGGCGATCCTCCACCTGCTCCAGACGGACGCCCGAAACGCCACCACCGAGGAGATCGGAGAGCGCGTCGGACTTTCGTCCAGTTCCGTCGCCACCCGGATACGGGCGCTCGAGGACGAGGGGATCATCACCGGCTACGCGCCGGTCATCGACTACGAAGCCGCGGGGTTCGACCATCACGTGCTCATCAGAGCGACCGTCCCCGACGACGACCGCGATTCGATCGTCGAGAACGCGATCGAGATCTCGAACATCATCGCCCTCCGGGAACTGGTGACCAACGAGGGAAACGTGCTCGTCGAGGTCATCAGCCCGACGCAGGAGGGCGTCGAGGCGGCGATCGCGGAACTGAACGATCTCGAGATCGAGGTGCTGGATACGGAACTGCTGAAAACGGAGTTCACACAGGCGTTCGGTGCCTTCGGGGAGAAGTACGTGGTCGAAAGCGGGGAGTAA
- a CDS encoding polysaccharide deacetylase family protein, with product MKRRTYVATAAAIAVAGCMSADDDDPGNESPTNDSATDDEPVDDDTETETESTDAETDSFDDFEDLDAWSAVVGSLSADEEESYTGSQSALLEADEEGDQVRIVRELDDPTDFTDRHPGLAMATPEGGETLIQLLDDDGGRIDFRQYVGGGLPFARGNFGIAEVDDDPDLSEIVEIQIAFWVGSDGGGELRVDDLHTVDRPNAGQVMIHLDGGYETHHTFARPLLEEHDYPAAAFVPTGRLPEEDEHDGDRLTEGQLEELADDGWVVGSQAAHGDDLTALEDRSQEDEIADARDWLADNGYDAGYFSYPGGRYDEETIALVEEHHDLAFAGRYPAHGYVTNPYLCSRVSDPTADDARRILELTAEYGGITTLAYYRLEEEESREAFEETLEAVSELEGNDLEVITPADLESSYVV from the coding sequence ATGAAACGACGCACCTACGTCGCGACGGCGGCCGCGATCGCGGTCGCTGGCTGTATGAGCGCCGACGACGACGACCCAGGGAACGAGAGCCCGACGAACGACTCGGCGACCGACGACGAGCCGGTGGACGACGACACGGAGACGGAAACGGAGTCGACGGACGCCGAGACGGACTCGTTCGACGACTTCGAGGATCTCGACGCCTGGTCGGCCGTCGTCGGTTCGCTGTCGGCCGACGAGGAGGAGTCGTACACCGGCTCGCAGTCGGCGCTGCTCGAGGCCGACGAGGAGGGCGATCAGGTTCGCATCGTCCGCGAACTCGACGACCCGACGGACTTCACCGACCGCCACCCCGGGCTGGCGATGGCGACGCCCGAGGGTGGCGAGACCCTGATCCAGCTGCTCGACGACGACGGGGGCCGAATCGACTTCCGCCAGTACGTCGGCGGCGGGCTACCGTTCGCCCGCGGCAACTTCGGCATCGCCGAGGTCGACGACGACCCCGATCTGAGCGAAATCGTCGAGATCCAGATCGCCTTCTGGGTCGGCTCCGACGGCGGCGGCGAGCTTCGAGTCGACGACCTCCACACGGTCGACCGACCCAACGCGGGGCAGGTGATGATCCACCTCGACGGCGGCTACGAGACCCACCACACGTTCGCCCGGCCGCTGCTCGAGGAGCACGATTACCCCGCGGCGGCGTTCGTCCCGACGGGACGGCTCCCCGAGGAGGACGAACACGACGGCGATCGGCTCACCGAAGGCCAACTCGAGGAACTCGCCGACGACGGCTGGGTCGTCGGGAGCCAGGCCGCCCACGGCGACGACCTGACGGCGCTCGAAGACCGCAGCCAGGAGGACGAGATCGCCGACGCGCGCGATTGGCTCGCGGACAACGGCTACGACGCGGGCTACTTCTCGTATCCGGGCGGCAGGTACGACGAGGAGACGATCGCCCTCGTCGAGGAGCACCACGACCTCGCGTTCGCCGGGCGTTACCCCGCACACGGGTACGTGACGAACCCGTATCTCTGTTCGCGAGTCTCGGACCCGACGGCCGACGACGCACGGCGGATACTCGAGTTGACCGCCGAGTACGGCGGCATCACGACGCTCGCCTACTACCGCCTCGAGGAGGAAGAGTCCCGCGAGGCGTTCGAGGAGACCCTCGAGGCGGTGTCGGAACTCGAAGGGAACGATCTCGAGGTCATAACTCCGGCGGATCTCGAGAGTTCGTACGTCGTGTGA
- a CDS encoding DUF7472 family protein has translation MLERERIIEIVVAVTAVALMIGVMVGIGTNYTVNDTELTAEGGEMLVGAIIGFIILLTFIGVGLAYALNDPEDGLEEEDAETKNAA, from the coding sequence ATGCTCGAGCGCGAGCGCATCATCGAAATCGTCGTCGCCGTCACCGCCGTGGCCCTGATGATCGGCGTCATGGTCGGCATCGGAACGAACTACACGGTGAACGACACCGAACTCACCGCCGAGGGTGGCGAGATGCTCGTCGGCGCGATCATCGGATTCATAATATTATTGACATTTATCGGCGTCGGGCTCGCCTACGCCCTGAACGATCCCGAAGACGGTCTCGAGGAAGAGGACGCCGAAACGAAGAACGCGGCCTGA
- a CDS encoding cupin domain-containing protein has protein sequence MAEPLLRRGEEIEYESVDAADGLEKGVLIAEEHGAPNFAIRRFTLEPGTEVPKHTNAVEHEQYVLEGEYVVGIGDEEYAVEAGDSLLIPADTVHWYRNEGDEAGAFICAVPNGDDEIDLVE, from the coding sequence ATGGCCGAGCCACTGCTCCGACGGGGCGAGGAGATCGAGTACGAGTCAGTCGACGCCGCAGACGGCCTCGAGAAGGGCGTCCTGATCGCCGAAGAACACGGCGCGCCGAACTTCGCGATCCGGCGGTTCACCCTCGAGCCGGGAACGGAGGTCCCGAAACACACGAACGCCGTCGAACACGAGCAGTACGTCCTCGAGGGCGAGTACGTCGTCGGCATCGGAGACGAAGAGTACGCGGTCGAAGCGGGAGACTCGCTGTTGATCCCCGCCGACACCGTCCACTGGTACCGAAACGAGGGCGACGAGGCGGGCGCGTTCATCTGTGCGGTTCCCAACGGCGACGACGAGATCGACCTGGTCGAGTAG